The genomic DNA CGTCGTCCGCGATGCCGGTGACggccgacgctgcgccggacCACACGTccggctcgcgcacgctcgacgacgcggagGATGTGTGGAATCACAATGCATGGTAGGTCGCGTGGCTAATGCAGGGACCACGTAGAGCCCCCgcccgagcacctcgcgatggtcgacgagctcctggcGAAGCAGGCGGAAGCGCgcgtgagcgacgcggacgcggACGTATACCACAGCAATGCGGCAGGGTACTGGGACACGTTTTACTCGCGGCATGAGAACCGCTTCTTCAAGGACCGCAAGTGGCTCCACCTCGAGTTTCCGGAGCTGATGGCGGCGACCAAGGCGGACGCACCGCCCACAACGATCCTGGAAGTGgggtgcggcgcgggcaACACCGTGTTtccgctgctcgaggcgaacAAAAATCCGGGCTTGCGTCTGATTGCGTGCGACtatgcggcgcaggccgtcgAGGTGATCAAGTCGAATCCGCTGtacagcgcgccgccgaccggcgCGTGCGAGGCGTACGTCTGGGACCTGAGCGCAGGCAGCAATGCGCCGTCGTTTGATGCgtcgcgcctgccgccTGGCGTGCAGCCCGGCACGGTGGATATTGTCGTGCTGGTCTTTGTCCTTTCCGCGCTGCACCCCCGCGAgtgggccgcggcggcagaGAACGTGTACCAGATGCTGAAGCCGAAGTCGGGCAtcgtgctgctgcgtgaCTATGGGCGGCACGACCTGCCGCAGCTGCGCTTCAAAAAGAACCGCTTGCTGGACGATAACTTTTACGTACGTGGCGACGGGACGCGTGTCTACTTTTTCGACCCCCACGAGCTGTACACCATCTttggcgcgacgccgcgcgacgtgcaaGAGAGCATGTCGGTGGAAGAGGACGGCGAGACAGTGTCCAGGACGACCCCGGTCCCCCCGCCCCCCCGTCCGACATGCGCTTTTCCACGCTGCAAATGgccgtcgaccgccgcctgctggtGAACCGTAaagagcgcaagcgcatgTACCGCGTGTGGATGCAAGCCAAGTTCCAAAAGCAATAGGGTATGTACAGGCTACAGGGCCATAATCTCGTGCATGAGCAGCGTCTCTGTGCTCGATGCGAACCAGCCGCGGTCGCCCGAGCTGGTGAGCAGGAActgggcgcgctcgtcgatgAGCATCTGCGAGATCGTTCCGCCGTGGTGGCCAGCGACAATTTTGAACGGCACCTCGTGCTGAGGATCGGTATGGGTATTCCACAGGCGCACGTTGTCAAAGGAGGCGCAGACGATGTGCTGGTCGTTTGGCATCATCACGACCGAGCTCACCGGCCCGCTGCCCCGCGGGAgacgcagcgagcgcataTACCGCGGCGCCTTGTCGCCCGGCGACGCACTCGGGCCGCGCTCCGGGTGCTGGAGATCAGGGAGCATGCGCACGTCCCACTCGTCCACGGTCTCGTTTCGCCGGCCGACGTAGATCTTGTCGCCCGCGTAAttccagcaggcgctcatGCACCACGGCGGCGTAttcggcggcagcggcagcgcgcgcacgccgggctTCGCCTTGTTATCCACGCGCCGGTCCCATAGCAGCACCTGGCCCGAGAGCGTGCTCGTGAGCATGATATCCGAGCTGAAACGCGAGACGTCTGCATCGTACTGCCACGGCACGCTCATCGAGCCAAACATGGGCTTGGGGAGCTGGCGCACGTTGGTCTTGGGTACGGGCTTTTCCTCTTCCGGCTTGGTGGGCTTGGTGGGCTTGGCGGGCTCGTCGGTCTTTTGGCCTgggagcgcgagcgagagCCCGTTGGCCTtgaccggcggcgcggtcgtttgcgagagcggcgcgtcgtcgctttcctcgtcctcgcctTTGGCATCAAAGAGGTCCGCAGCGCCatccgcgtcggcgtccgagtcgccgGACGCGTCTTCCGACTCGCCCGACGCGTCCGCGGCGCCCTCGGCCATCGACTCGTCGCGTCCTCCAAAGAGCGAGTCGCCGTCATTGTCCTGGTCATTGTCCgagtcgagcaccgcgtcgtgctcttCGGCGGGAGGCGCatcgctcgacgacgcgtcCTCCACGCCCTCGCTCATGTCCTCTTTCTGCTCGAGGGACTGCGCGATCTctgcctcgagctcctcctcgaccggcgacgtcggcgcggtggtCGCCGCTTCCGGATGGATCACGATGCTGggcgccggcacgctcggcgtgtaCAGTGGCCGGAATGCGATGCACGAGACCTGGCCCGCATGGCCGTCAAACGAGCGGACCGTCTGCCCCGTATGGAGGTCCCATTGCTGTGTGAGAAAGAGACACGTACATAGACGCCGCGGTCCCAGCTGCCGCTCACGAGCTCCGTCTGCGCGTCCGagagcgcaagcgcagaCACAGCCGCGGTGTGCTTGCGAAAGACGTGCCGGAGCCCCCCCGCGTCGTGGCGCAGGCCAAAGAGGTTAATGTtgcccgcctcgccgccgctcaTGCCCCACAGCGcgtt from Malassezia japonica chromosome 1, complete sequence includes the following:
- a CDS encoding tRNA(Thr) (cytosine(32)-N(3))-methyltransferase (BUSCO:EOG09263IT0; COG:S; EggNog:ENOG503NUGD) — translated: MPVTADAAPDHTSGSRTLDDAEDVWNHNAWDHVEPPPEHLAMVDELLAKQAEARVSDADADVYHSNAAGYWDTFYSRHENRFFKDRKWLHLEFPELMAATKADAPPTTILEVGCGAGNTVFPLLEANKNPGLRLIACDYAAQAVEVIKSNPLYSAPPTGACEAYVWDLSAGSNAPSFDASRLPPGVQPGTVDIVVLVFVLSALHPREWAAAAENVYQMLKPKSGIVLLRDYGRHDLPQLRFKKNRLLDDNFYVRGDGTRVYFFDPHELYTIFGATPRDVQESIVQDDPGPPAPPSDMRFSTLQMAVDRRLLVNRKERKRMYRVWMQAKFQKQ
- the SPT8 gene encoding Transcription factor spt8 (BUSCO:EOG092614UB; COG:S; EggNog:ENOG503NUEF); this translates as MERGELLKEDVEMAEGVPAQPEAPATLDAYISAIQHRRSLFEPAQALRETRKGYAIDPVGAAPQATQIHAMSLVQDASILLSGGSDGYVRWYDLCASMNGKNMLTQNLRSSFVEGVSRGGVLTTWWGNVHLAPGDPLTRTDAPLSAVHSLAVERNALWGMSGGEAGNINLFGLRHDAGGLRHVFRKHTAAVSALALSDAQTELVSGSWDRGVYQWDLHTGQTVRSFDGHAGQVSCIAFRPLYTPSVPAPSIVIHPEAATTAPTSPVEEELEAEIAQSLEQKEDMSEGVEDASSSDAPPAEEHDAVLDSDNDQDNDGDSLFGGRDESMAEGAADASGESEDASGDSDADADGAADLFDAKGEDEESDDAPLSQTTAPPVKANGLSLALPGQKTDEPAKPTKPTKPEEEKPVPKTNVRQLPKPMFGSMSVPWQYDADVSRFSSDIMLTSTLSGQVLLWDRRVDNKAKPGVRALPLPPNTPPWCMSACWNYAGDKIYVGRRNETVDEWDVRMLPDLQHPERGPSASPGDKAPRYMRSLRLPRGSGPVSSVVMMPNDQHIVCASFDNVRLWNTHTDPQHEVPFKIVAGHHGGTISQMLIDERAQFLLTSSGDRGWFASSTETLLMHEIMAL